The DNA sequence TTGAGAGCAACCTCAGTGTTGAAGGAAGGGACTACGCAATGTCCGGGGTTTTTAGCGGATCTGCGGAGATGACCGGCCATCTCACCCTTGGATACACGGAACTTTATGTTGTGAAGGACAACCCCCTGTTCAGTATGGGGGAAACAGTGTATGGTCACGAGTACCACTACAGCAACATATCGGACAGCACCGAGAAGACGATGAAAAATCTTAGGGGAAGAGGAATAGACGGCATGGACGGCATGGTTTCCCGTAACACACTGGGGTCTTACACCCACATTGATTTCCTTAGGTACGGGAAGAGGGTCAGGAAACTTGTCAAACCTCGGTTATGAATGCCAGATATGCAAGGTAGCTTTCATAAAGATCCTTCTTGCTGAGCAGTTCACATGGTGAGTGCATCCCCAGTACGGGTGGGCCCGCGTCTATGACCGGTATTCCATACCTGGCTATGTCCTGTGCCACTGTTCCTCCTCCCCCGGCATCAACCTTCCCCATGGTACCGAACTGGTATTTCACGCCCTTATCCGAGAAAATTTTTCGAATGTGCGCAACGTACTCTGATGGTGCTTCTGATCCGGAGTACTTTCCACCGTATCCCGTATATTTTGCAACCACAATTCCCCTTCCCATCCTGGCTGCGTTATGATCGTCATGAACGTCCTTGAAACTGGGGTCCATTGCCGAATCCACATCAGCGCTGATTGCCCTGCTGTTCTTTAGCACACGGTAGAAATCAGACATGGTGTAATCCGGCCCGACTCTCCTGAGTATAGAATGAATGGTCGATTCTATCATGTTGCTCATTGATCCTGAGATGCCAAACCCGCCTATTTCTTCCTTGTCGTAAAAAATTGCGAGTGAACTGTACCGGGAACCGCTATTTTCCAGCAAAGCCCTGAAAGTCGCGAAAGCTGATGCCCTGTCGTCGTGCCCATAACCAGCAATAATCGAGTTATCAAAACCGCTGTATCTCGGGCCGAAAGCCGGTACCAGACTGAGGTCGGCAGAGGCAAGATCCTCCTCTTCCAACCCGTATTTCTGCTTCAACAGCGATAGTACATTTGACTTTACAGGCTCCTTGTCGGCATTGCCAGCGAATGTGCCTACGATCAGGTTCATCTCTTCTGCTTCAACTCCGTCTTTCAGCTCGCGCTTGAACTGTTTATCGGCAAGGTGAGGCAGGAGGTCTGGCATTACGAACACAGGCTCTGAGCGTTTATCTCCCAGCCGGATCCCAATGACCTCTCCTGATTTCAGCACAGCCTGACCATGAATTGCCAGAGGCACGTTAACCCACTGGTATTTCTTGATACCACCGTAATACTGGGTCTTCATCAGCGCTATACCCGTGTCAGAATCCTCATATAATGGCCTGGGTTTCAGATCTACCCTAGGGGAATCTATGTGAGACGCCAGAATCCGGAATCCGTCGTTGAAAACGTCCTTCCCGATGGTGCCGGCAATCAGGGCCCTGTTCCCAAGCTCCTGAAAGAAAAAAGACCCGAAGGGTAGTGTGGTGAATTCCTCCAGGTTCTTGTATCGGAATGCCTTCAGCTTTTCCTTGAGATAAACAACCACCTCGGATTCAGTCTTGCAGTTCTCAATGAAATCTATATATGAATCGGAAAAACCTTCAATCTTTTCCTCTATTGTTATTTTACCGCTTTCTCCCTCATCCTCAAGCATAGCCACAATACATCATCTTTGGAAGTATTAATATTTCTCAATACTTATTTATGTATGCTGCAAAGTACGTTATAAAATCCGTAAAGTTGTACTCTAAACCGCCAATTACAGGCGAATCTTTGCCGGCAGGCAATCCTTTGATATCGGTGTGGAAGGCATGTACTGCCGGAAGAGATTAGGTGATATCCAACTCTTAATAACCACTAATCCATGCAGAAATAATGACATTTGAGAGGGTCAGGGGTTTCAGAGATCATTACCCTGAAGACATGATGCCCAGGAAGAATGTATTCAACACAGCGGAAGCAACAGCCGAATCCCTAGGCTTCAGGAAAGTGGATTTCCCCAGCCTGGAATACCTCGATCTATATCGCCTGAAATCCGGTGAAGAACTGGTTGGACAGACATTTTCATTTGTTGATAAAGGAGGCAGGGAAGTTACAATGATACCCGAAGCCACCCCATCCGTAGTAAGGATGATAACCGCACGCAAAGACCTCGTAAAACCCATACGCTGGTACAGCATCCCTAAAATATTCAGGTATGAGGAACCCCAGTCAGGAAGATTCAGGGAACACTACCAGTTCAACGCCGATATTTTCGGTGTGGATTCACCGGAGGCTGATGCCGAAATCATAGGCCTTGCTGGTACAATTCTCGACAAACTGGGGCTCGGTACAAGATATGAAATCAGGATCAGCAGCAGGCCACTGCTGGAAGCAATACTGAAATCTGTGGGCTGCAGGGATGTGCAGTATGCATTTGCAGTGATCGACAGATTCAGGAAGATAGAAAAGGCTGAATTTTTTTCAGAGATGGCGGTTGCCGGAGTTGAACCTGATAATGTGAATACCCTTTACGGCATGATCTCCAGCACCCTGGAACCGGGAGATATCGCTGCAGCAACAGCTATTTCGGGAAATGTGTCCGTCGAGACAGAAATATCAAGGATACAGTATATTGCTGAACTCGTTTCAAGAATGATACTATCCCCGGTAAAGGTCGACCTATCCATAGTGAGAGGCCTTGCATATTACACAGGGGTGGTGTTTGAAGCCTACGATGTGGCAGGGAAACACCGTGCAATACTTGGAGGTGGAAGATACAACGGACTGGCCGCCCTTATGTCTGATCAGGATATCCCGGCTGTAGGATTTGGCATGGGCGATGCAGTAATTGAATTGCTCATGAAAGAGGAGGGAAAGTGGCTCTATACAACTGATAAACCACTTTTCTATGTGTGCTGCGCAAGTCCTGAGTCAAGAAAGTATGCTTTCTCTGTGTCAAAGCAGGTCAGAGACTCCGGAGGAATCACGATAGACGAACTCTCGAGCAGAGGACTCTCTGCACAACTAAGAAATGCTGCAGCCGAAAAATGCGATTATGCAGTAATAATCGGGGAGAGGGAGGAGAAGTCAAAAAGCGTCACTTTCAGGAACCTCAATAGTGGCGACCAGATCGAGGTGGGATATGAGGATATAGACAGGTATGTCAGATCGAGACTGGAAGGTAAAGGTGAAAAAACCTGATTACCGCCCCAAACAGCAATAACCGGAAAATCACTCTCCGGAAACGCGCCTGTTTAACCAGCGAGTTGCATTTTGTCCCGTATTAAGAAATCCCCGCCTGGGAATGAAACTTGTTAAAGTCACATACAGAATCAATCCCCGGCTAAAACGAAGATGCAAAATTTGTTTTGCGGAAAACCTCAGTCACCTTGCCTTGAATCCTCCAGGCTTTTTCTTTGGGACATTGCGAAATATATCTTCAGCGGGAAGTTTGTATCTCCGGGGGAGAATGACCTGGAAAATAGAACAGGACGGGAATCTGTGCCTATTTCTGTGCCTGATTCTTGAGACTCTCCAGGTAAAGCGAGATATAGGGCTCCATTGTGCTGATGACCCTTGTCCTCGCCTTGTTTAAATGCTCTTCCATTGTGGACTTAGAAACACCATTCATCTTTGCCAGCTTTTCTATTGAGATTCTTTAGGGAATGGAGAAATAGCCGTGTTGAAGGGCGCTCTTCATGATTTCCAGTTGCCTGGCGGTCATTCCGCTGAATATAGACTGGAGTGAAATAGTATACATATCCCTCAGGGATTCCGGGTATACAGTAACTTTCCTCAAGATGTCGACTGAACCTATGTTATTGAGATCGCTAAACAGTTTCTTCAGATATTCATCCAGGAGCGTGACGACAGTCAGGCTCTCCTTCCCCCCCTTATACTTTACGGGCGCTTTCCAGATGCAATTGTCGAGCTCTGCTATTCGTATGGTGGAATTGGTTCTTGAGCACCTGCATACAAGCATCGCAGACAGCCGGCGTTCTTTTTTAGAACTGTATATGATCTTAGTATTGAGCTCCGCTTCTATATTCGGGAAGTAAGCAGAAACCTCTTGCAGATCACTTTCTTCCCCATAGAATTCAAGATAGTCCATGGCAGAGTTGCACCACCTGAAAAAAGTAACATCCGGAAATAACCTGGAAAGCTTGCCGAATGGCAGATCATTGGCGAGAATTAGATCAACTTCGTCCATGATGACCAATCCAGACCGGTTATAAGTATATGCCTGATCACGACATAATACGTTTGGTAATAAAAATGGCAAACATAATTGTTGAACACAGGTGGAAAGAACACAACAAGGCAGAAGCTTTCAAGGTAGTTGGAAGCATAGTTGATATGGCTAAGAATGGAAAGCTCCCAGCGGGGTTCACACTTAAGTCCATAAATGTCATAGGTCAAGAGGACCGCGCTGTATGCAACTGGGAAGCCCCAAGTGTTGGCGATATGCAGAACCTGCTTAAGAGCGTCAATCCACCGACAAAACACGAAGTTTACGCGGCTGATAAAATATTCTAAGGGCTTAATAATACCAAAAGTACCTGGAAAGTTATATTCCAGTACAAATTCTCAACCCATTTTTTTCTGTTAACTGACTATTTTGCTTGCTCCAGCGCTTATCACGCTATTAGTTCCAGAGTGTGCCGAATTTGAAGATAAATTAGGTAATGTTTGCTGAGCAATGGTTTCTGTGCAGCTCTTGCTATCTTAATTTTGAGTTTCATCAACAATAATCAATGCATTCATCAAGTTAGTGGGCTGCCGAATGTTGCATTTATCCAAGCATAAGAAATTAAGGGATGAGTATACATAATTTCTTTCTATGTCGTTTTGCGTAGTCTTCCCATAACAATTTCCGAGAAATAAGTGATCACCAGTATGACAGAAAGCACAATCAGAGAAGTGATTGCAAAAGATAAGGCATTGTGAACGATGTATGAGAAAATTGCAAGAGCTATGGCAGGCGGATGACTGTAACGCGAGTAGGATACGAAGAGGGAAACAATGATGACATTAAGTGCCATGGAATAAAGAGAAATGCCCAGAGAAATATGAATGACCTCAGAAGACAGGATAACAAAAATATATGAAACAGCAACAAACGACTTCCTGGAGAATTTGCTTTTACTTTCAAAGATCATGAGATAAGCTGAAACCGCATATGGCGGAGCAA is a window from the Thermoplasmatales archaeon genome containing:
- a CDS encoding putative aminopeptidase 1, with protein sequence MLEDEGESGKITIEEKIEGFSDSYIDFIENCKTESEVVVYLKEKLKAFRYKNLEEFTTLPFGSFFFQELGNRALIAGTIGKDVFNDGFRILASHIDSPRVDLKPRPLYEDSDTGIALMKTQYYGGIKKYQWVNVPLAIHGQAVLKSGEVIGIRLGDKRSEPVFVMPDLLPHLADKQFKRELKDGVEAEEMNLIVGTFAGNADKEPVKSNVLSLLKQKYGLEEEDLASADLSLVPAFGPRYSGFDNSIIAGYGHDDRASAFATFRALLENSGSRYSSLAIFYDKEEIGGFGISGSMSNMIESTIHSILRRVGPDYTMSDFYRVLKNSRAISADVDSAMDPSFKDVHDDHNAARMGRGIVVAKYTGYGGKYSGSEAPSEYVAHIRKIFSDKGVKYQFGTMGKVDAGGGGTVAQDIARYGIPVIDAGPPVLGMHSPCELLSKKDLYESYLAYLAFITEV
- the hisS_1 gene encoding Histidine--tRNA ligase, giving the protein MTFERVRGFRDHYPEDMMPRKNVFNTAEATAESLGFRKVDFPSLEYLDLYRLKSGEELVGQTFSFVDKGGREVTMIPEATPSVVRMITARKDLVKPIRWYSIPKIFRYEEPQSGRFREHYQFNADIFGVDSPEADAEIIGLAGTILDKLGLGTRYEIRISSRPLLEAILKSVGCRDVQYAFAVIDRFRKIEKAEFFSEMAVAGVEPDNVNTLYGMISSTLEPGDIAAATAISGNVSVETEISRIQYIAELVSRMILSPVKVDLSIVRGLAYYTGVVFEAYDVAGKHRAILGGGRYNGLAALMSDQDIPAVGFGMGDAVIELLMKEEGKWLYTTDKPLFYVCCASPESRKYAFSVSKQVRDSGGITIDELSSRGLSAQLRNAAAEKCDYAVIIGEREEKSKSVTFRNLNSGDQIEVGYEDIDRYVRSRLEGKGEKT
- a CDS encoding HPP family protein, whose translation is MNIPKAIGFLFYTATLLIIIAISSYGSLFLLAPPYAVSAYLMIFESKSKFSRKSFVAVSYIFVILSSEVIHISLGISLYSMALNVIIVSLFVSYSRYSHPPAIALAIFSYIVHNALSFAITSLIVLSVILVITYFSEIVMGRLRKTT